A DNA window from Macadamia integrifolia cultivar HAES 741 chromosome 4, SCU_Mint_v3, whole genome shotgun sequence contains the following coding sequences:
- the LOC122077050 gene encoding probable phospholipid-transporting ATPase 8 isoform X2 produces MWADGRRGIHFSELYMFSYLQSFQFDDSLIGQEGYSRVVYCNDPDNPEALQLKYRGNYVSTTKYTALNFIPKSLFEQFRRVANIYFLVVACFSFSPLAPYRAGSIVLPLVVVIGATMVKEAVEDWRRRKQDIEANNRTVKVYGKDHTFQETRWKNLRVGDLVRVEKDEFFPADLLLLSSSYDDGICYVETMNLDGETNLKVKRCLEATAALHDDFSKFKAIVKCEDPNEHLYSFIGNFYFGDRHYPLSPHQILLRGSKLRNTDFIYGVVIFCDHDTKVMQNTINPPSKRSKVEKKMDKIVYFLFSVLVLISSIGSVLFGVRTKNDISGERYKRWYLRPDSTTVFFDPRRDSLAAFCHFLTGLMLYGYLIPISLYVSIEVVKVLQTIFINQDKDMYYAVTNKPVRARTSNLNEDLGQVDTILSDKTGTLTCNSMQFVKCSIAGTAYGRGITEVEKTIKIREKNGSPESVEAYFDIEERSGNVTDSIKSIKGFNFRDERIMEGKWINEPCAVVIQNFFRVLAICHTAIPDEDKDSHEISYEAESPDEAAFVIAARELGFEFYERRQTSILLRELDPKAGKKVHREYKLLHILEFSSSRKRMSVIVRNEENQLLLLCKGADSVMFERLSKAGQIFEVETKDHIDRYSAAGLRTMVIAYRLLDEQDYAIWREDFFKAKTSVSADRDTLVDAAADKIERELILLGATAVEDKLQMGVPECVEKLSQAGVKIWVLTGDKMETAVNIGYACRLLREEMCQIVITLDGPDMIALEKQGDKEAIAKASCESVTKQIRDGKSRLISSRQSCVSYALIIDGKSLTFALAENLESLFLELAINCSSVICCRSSPKQKALVTRLVKKVTGKTTLAIGDGANDVGMLQEADIGVGISGVEGMQAVMASDFAIGQFCFLEHLLLVHGHWSYRRITMMICYFFYKDITFGLTLFWFETYASFSSQPAYNDWCMSFYNVFFTSLPVIALGIFDQDVSASLCLEYPQIYQEGLQFFFSWARILAWMFNGVTSSAIIFFFITSSVIHQAFRRDGQVAGYDVLGVTLYTCVVWTVNCQMALVINYFTWIQHFFIWGSIIFWYIFLVIYGFLPPTLSTTAYRVLVEACASSPLYWLATFFVVVSALIPYFLCKALQIQFFPMYHSKIHRAHLKR; encoded by the exons ATGTGGGCTGATGGGAGAAGAGGGATACACTTCAGCGAGCTTTACATGTTTTCTTACCTCCAGTCATTTCAGTTTGATGACTCCCTGATAGGGCAGGAAGGTTACTCGAGGGTTGTCTACTGCAACGACCCCGATAATCCTGAAGCATTACAACTCAAATACAGGGGAAACTATGTCTCCACCACCAAGTATACTGCACTTAATTTCATCCCCAAGTCTTTGTTTGAGCAGTTTAGAAGGGTTGCGAACATATACTTTCTTGTGGTggcttgtttttccttttctccattggcACCTTACCGGGCTGGCAGCATTGTTTTACCTCTTGTGGTAGTGATCGGAGCTACAATGGTCAAGGAGGCTGTTGAAGACTGGAGGCGTAGGAAGCAG GATATAGAGGCCAATAATCGTACCGTGAAAGTTTATGGGAAGGATCATACTTTCCAGGAAACTAGGTGGAAGAATCTACGGGTTGGGGATCTCGTCAGGGTGGAGAAGGATGAATTCTTTCCTGCTGATCTGCTTCTGCTTTCTTCAAGTTATGATGATGGAATTTGTTATGTTGAGACCATGAACCTTGATGGTGAGACAAACTTAAAAGTCAAGCGATGTTTAGAAGCAACAGCTGCATTGCATGATGACTTCTCGAAATTTAAAGCAATTGTGAAATGTGAAGACCCAAATGAACACTTGTATTCCTTCattggaaatttttattttggtgacAGACATTATCCTCTCTCACCTCATCAGATCCTTCTGAGAGGTTCAAAGCTTCGAAACACTGATTTTATCTATGGAGTGGTTATTTTTTGTGACCATGACACGAAGGTAATGCAGAATACGATAAATCCTCCTTCCAAGAGAAGTAAGGTTGAAAAGAAAATGGACAAGAtagtctattttcttttcagtgtcctggttttgatttcttctaTTGGATCTGTTCTCTTTGGTGTTCGAACTAAGAATGATATTAGTGGGGAAAGGTATAAAAGGTGGTATCTTAGACCAGATTCTACAACTGTATTTTTTGACCCAAGAAGAGATTCTTTAGCAGCATTTTGTCATTTCTTGACTGGTCTTATGTTGTATGGATATTTGATTCCAATATCCTTGTATGTATCCATTGAAGTTGTGAAGGTTTTACAGACTATATTTATCAACCAAGACAAGGATATGTATTATGCGGTCACAAATAAGCCAGTCCGTGCCCGCACCTCAAATTTGAATGAGGATCTTGGTCAGGTTGATACTATACTTTCTGACAAAACAGGTACATTGACATGCAACTCTATGCAGTTTGTTAAATGTTCCATAGCTGGTACTGCTTATGGCCGTGGGATAACTGAAGTGGAGAAGACTatcaaaataagggaaaaaaatggcTCTCCTGAATCTGTTGAGGCATATTTTGATATAGAGGAGCGTAGTGGCAATGTTACGGACTCAATAAAGTCAATCAAGGGTTTCAACTTCAGGGATGAACGTATCATGGAAGGGAAGTGGATAAATGAACCTTGTGCAGTTGTCATACAGAATTTCTTTCGTGTGTTAGCAATCTGCCATACTGCCATTCCTGATGAAGATAAGGATTCACATGAAATTTCTTATGAAGCGGAGTCACCAGATGAAGCTGCTTTTGTCATAGCTGCAAGGGAGCTTGGCTTTGAATTCTATGAAAGGAGACAGACTAGTATATTATTGCGTGAATTAGATCCTAAGGCTGGTAAAAAGGTTCATAG AGAATATAAGCTTCTTCACATCTTAGAGTTTAGTAGTTCCCGCAAGAGAATGTCAGTGATAGTGAGGAATGAAGAGAATCAGTTGTTACTCCTTTGCAAGGGTGCAGACAG TGTAATGTTTGAAAGGCTCTCAAAGGCTGGGCAGATATTTGAGGTTGAGACAAAAGATCATATTGACAGATATTCCGCGGCAGGTTTAAGAACCATGGTAATTGCATATCGTCTACTGGATGAACAAGACTACGCAATATGGAGAGAGGATTTCTTTAAGGCCAAAACATCTGTCTCTGCTGACCGCGACACACTGGTGGATGCTGCAGCGGATAAGATCGAGAGGGAATTGATACTTCTTGGTGCTACAGCTGTTGAAGACAAACTGCAAATGGGG GTTCCTGAGTGCGTCGAGAAGCTTTCCCAGGCTGGGGTTAAAATATGGGTCTTAACTGGTGACAAGATGGAAACTGCAGTTAATATTGG GTACGCATGTAGGTTGCTGAGGGAAGAGATGTGTCAGATTGTGATTACACTAGATGGACCAGATATGATTGCCTTGGAGAAACAAGGAGACAAGGAAGCCATTGCAAAG GCTTCCTGTGAGAGTGTAACAAAGCAAATACGAGATGGAAAATCTCGGCTAATTTCTTCTAGACAAAGTTGTGTTTCATATGCTTTGATAATTGATGGTAAGTCTTTGACCTTTGCCTTGGCGGAGAATCTAGAGAGCTTGTTTCTGGAGCTCGCAATTAATTGTTCATCTGTTATTTGTTGTCGATCATCACCAAAACAGAAAGCGCTT GTTACCAGATTGGTGAAAAAGGTAACAGGCAAAACAACATTAGCAATTGGTGATGGGGCAAACGATGTTGGCATGCTTCAAGAAGCTGACATAGGTGTTGGCATCAGCGGTGTGGAGGGAATGCAG GCTGTTATGGCTAGTGATTTTGCAATTGGTCAGTTCTGTTTTCTGGAACATCTGTTGCTGGTACACGGCCATTGGTCTTACAGGAGAATAACCATGATG ATATGTTACTTTTTCTACAAAGACATTACATTTGGTTTAACCCTGTTTTGGTTTGAGACTTATGCATCTTTCTCCAGTCAACCTGCTTATAATGATTGGTGCATGTCCTTCTACAATGTCTTCTTCACTTCGCTTCCTGTTATTGCACTTGGTATCTTTGATCAGGATGTTTCTGCAAGCCTCTGTCTCGAG TACCCTCAGATATATCAAGAAGGTTTACAATTCTTCTTCAGCTGGGCTCGTATACTTGCTTGGATGTTTAATGGGGTTACAAGTTCTgctattatcttcttcttcatcactagctCGGTCATTCACCAGGCCTTTCGGAGAGATGGACAAGTGGCTGGGTATGATGTCCTCGGGGTCACATTGTATActtgtgttgtgtggactgtaAACTGCCAGATGGCTCTGGTCATCAACTACTTTACATGGATCCAACACTTCTTCATCTGGGGCAGCATCATCTTCTGGTATATCTTCTTGGTTATTTATGGGTTTCTTCCACCAACATTATCTACAACAGCATACCGGGTTCTTGTGGAAGCTTGTGCATCGAGTCCTCTCTACTGGTTGGCCACCTTCTTTGTTGTTGTGTCTGCATTAATACCTTATTTTCTCTGCAAGGCTCTTCAAATCCAATTCTTTCCTATGTATCACAGCAAAATTCATAGAGCACATTTAAAAAGATGA
- the LOC122077050 gene encoding probable phospholipid-transporting ATPase 8 isoform X3: protein MWADGRRGIHFSELYMFSYLQSFQFDDSLIGQEGYSRVVYCNDPDNPEALQLKYRGNYVSTTKYTALNFIPKSLFEQFRRVANIYFLVVACFSFSPLAPYRAGSIVLPLVVVIGATMVKEAVEDWRRRKQDIEANNRTVKVYGKDHTFQETRWKNLRVGDLVRVEKDEFFPADLLLLSSSYDDGICYVETMNLDGETNLKVKRCLEATAALHDDFSKFKAIVKCEDPNEHLYSFIGNFYFGDRHYPLSPHQILLRGSKLRNTDFIYGVVIFCDHDTKVMQNTINPPSKRSKVEKKMDKIVYFLFSVLVLISSIGSVLFGVRTKNDISGERYKRWYLRPDSTTVFFDPRRDSLAAFCHFLTGLMLYGYLIPISLYVSIEVVKVLQTIFINQDKDMYYAVTNKPVRARTSNLNEDLGQVDTILSDKTGTLTCNSMQFVKCSIAGTAYGRGITEVEKTIKIREKNGSPESVEAYFDIEERSGNVTDSIKSIKGFNFRDERIMEGKWINEPCAVVIQNFFRVLAICHTAIPDEDKDSHEISYEAESPDEAAFVIAARELGFEFYERRQTSILLRELDPKAGKKVHREYKLLHILEFSSSRKRMSVIVRNEENQLLLLCKGADSVMFERLSKAGQIFEVETKDHIDRYSAAGLRTMVIAYRLLDEQDYAIWREDFFKAKTSVSADRDTLVDAAADKIERELILLGATAVEDKLQMGVPECVEKLSQAGVKIWVLTGDKMETAVNIGYACRLLREEMCQIVITLDGPDMIALEKQGDKEAIAKAVMASDFAIGQFCFLEHLLLVHGHWSYRRITMMICYFFYKDITFGLTLFWFETYASFSSQPAYNDWCMSFYNVFFTSLPVIALGIFDQDVSASLCLEYPQIYQEGLQFFFSWARILAWMFNGVTSSAIIFFFITSSVIHQAFRRDGQVAGYDVLGVTLYTCVVWTVNCQMALVINYFTWIQHFFIWGSIIFWYIFLVIYGFLPPTLSTTAYRVLVEACASSPLYWLATFFVVVSALIPYFLCKALQIQFFPMYHSKIHRAHLKR from the exons ATGTGGGCTGATGGGAGAAGAGGGATACACTTCAGCGAGCTTTACATGTTTTCTTACCTCCAGTCATTTCAGTTTGATGACTCCCTGATAGGGCAGGAAGGTTACTCGAGGGTTGTCTACTGCAACGACCCCGATAATCCTGAAGCATTACAACTCAAATACAGGGGAAACTATGTCTCCACCACCAAGTATACTGCACTTAATTTCATCCCCAAGTCTTTGTTTGAGCAGTTTAGAAGGGTTGCGAACATATACTTTCTTGTGGTggcttgtttttccttttctccattggcACCTTACCGGGCTGGCAGCATTGTTTTACCTCTTGTGGTAGTGATCGGAGCTACAATGGTCAAGGAGGCTGTTGAAGACTGGAGGCGTAGGAAGCAG GATATAGAGGCCAATAATCGTACCGTGAAAGTTTATGGGAAGGATCATACTTTCCAGGAAACTAGGTGGAAGAATCTACGGGTTGGGGATCTCGTCAGGGTGGAGAAGGATGAATTCTTTCCTGCTGATCTGCTTCTGCTTTCTTCAAGTTATGATGATGGAATTTGTTATGTTGAGACCATGAACCTTGATGGTGAGACAAACTTAAAAGTCAAGCGATGTTTAGAAGCAACAGCTGCATTGCATGATGACTTCTCGAAATTTAAAGCAATTGTGAAATGTGAAGACCCAAATGAACACTTGTATTCCTTCattggaaatttttattttggtgacAGACATTATCCTCTCTCACCTCATCAGATCCTTCTGAGAGGTTCAAAGCTTCGAAACACTGATTTTATCTATGGAGTGGTTATTTTTTGTGACCATGACACGAAGGTAATGCAGAATACGATAAATCCTCCTTCCAAGAGAAGTAAGGTTGAAAAGAAAATGGACAAGAtagtctattttcttttcagtgtcctggttttgatttcttctaTTGGATCTGTTCTCTTTGGTGTTCGAACTAAGAATGATATTAGTGGGGAAAGGTATAAAAGGTGGTATCTTAGACCAGATTCTACAACTGTATTTTTTGACCCAAGAAGAGATTCTTTAGCAGCATTTTGTCATTTCTTGACTGGTCTTATGTTGTATGGATATTTGATTCCAATATCCTTGTATGTATCCATTGAAGTTGTGAAGGTTTTACAGACTATATTTATCAACCAAGACAAGGATATGTATTATGCGGTCACAAATAAGCCAGTCCGTGCCCGCACCTCAAATTTGAATGAGGATCTTGGTCAGGTTGATACTATACTTTCTGACAAAACAGGTACATTGACATGCAACTCTATGCAGTTTGTTAAATGTTCCATAGCTGGTACTGCTTATGGCCGTGGGATAACTGAAGTGGAGAAGACTatcaaaataagggaaaaaaatggcTCTCCTGAATCTGTTGAGGCATATTTTGATATAGAGGAGCGTAGTGGCAATGTTACGGACTCAATAAAGTCAATCAAGGGTTTCAACTTCAGGGATGAACGTATCATGGAAGGGAAGTGGATAAATGAACCTTGTGCAGTTGTCATACAGAATTTCTTTCGTGTGTTAGCAATCTGCCATACTGCCATTCCTGATGAAGATAAGGATTCACATGAAATTTCTTATGAAGCGGAGTCACCAGATGAAGCTGCTTTTGTCATAGCTGCAAGGGAGCTTGGCTTTGAATTCTATGAAAGGAGACAGACTAGTATATTATTGCGTGAATTAGATCCTAAGGCTGGTAAAAAGGTTCATAG AGAATATAAGCTTCTTCACATCTTAGAGTTTAGTAGTTCCCGCAAGAGAATGTCAGTGATAGTGAGGAATGAAGAGAATCAGTTGTTACTCCTTTGCAAGGGTGCAGACAG TGTAATGTTTGAAAGGCTCTCAAAGGCTGGGCAGATATTTGAGGTTGAGACAAAAGATCATATTGACAGATATTCCGCGGCAGGTTTAAGAACCATGGTAATTGCATATCGTCTACTGGATGAACAAGACTACGCAATATGGAGAGAGGATTTCTTTAAGGCCAAAACATCTGTCTCTGCTGACCGCGACACACTGGTGGATGCTGCAGCGGATAAGATCGAGAGGGAATTGATACTTCTTGGTGCTACAGCTGTTGAAGACAAACTGCAAATGGGG GTTCCTGAGTGCGTCGAGAAGCTTTCCCAGGCTGGGGTTAAAATATGGGTCTTAACTGGTGACAAGATGGAAACTGCAGTTAATATTGG GTACGCATGTAGGTTGCTGAGGGAAGAGATGTGTCAGATTGTGATTACACTAGATGGACCAGATATGATTGCCTTGGAGAAACAAGGAGACAAGGAAGCCATTGCAAAG GCTGTTATGGCTAGTGATTTTGCAATTGGTCAGTTCTGTTTTCTGGAACATCTGTTGCTGGTACACGGCCATTGGTCTTACAGGAGAATAACCATGATG ATATGTTACTTTTTCTACAAAGACATTACATTTGGTTTAACCCTGTTTTGGTTTGAGACTTATGCATCTTTCTCCAGTCAACCTGCTTATAATGATTGGTGCATGTCCTTCTACAATGTCTTCTTCACTTCGCTTCCTGTTATTGCACTTGGTATCTTTGATCAGGATGTTTCTGCAAGCCTCTGTCTCGAG TACCCTCAGATATATCAAGAAGGTTTACAATTCTTCTTCAGCTGGGCTCGTATACTTGCTTGGATGTTTAATGGGGTTACAAGTTCTgctattatcttcttcttcatcactagctCGGTCATTCACCAGGCCTTTCGGAGAGATGGACAAGTGGCTGGGTATGATGTCCTCGGGGTCACATTGTATActtgtgttgtgtggactgtaAACTGCCAGATGGCTCTGGTCATCAACTACTTTACATGGATCCAACACTTCTTCATCTGGGGCAGCATCATCTTCTGGTATATCTTCTTGGTTATTTATGGGTTTCTTCCACCAACATTATCTACAACAGCATACCGGGTTCTTGTGGAAGCTTGTGCATCGAGTCCTCTCTACTGGTTGGCCACCTTCTTTGTTGTTGTGTCTGCATTAATACCTTATTTTCTCTGCAAGGCTCTTCAAATCCAATTCTTTCCTATGTATCACAGCAAAATTCATAGAGCACATTTAAAAAGATGA
- the LOC122076445 gene encoding cyclin-A1-4-like: MELSLYDYSMLCYAPSVIAASAVFLAKYVLYPNTPPWTATLKQYTEYEPYKLIDCVWHLYRLFSWNNFDNIAPTTKEKYSHINYDFVAMVDFPPSIPIKYFS; this comes from the exons ATGGAGCTAAGCCTTTATGACTATAGCATGCTTTGTTATGCTCCATCAGTGATAGCTGCTTCTGCGGTCTTCTTAGCCAAATATGTATTATATCCCAACACACCTCCATGG ACGGCTACTTTGAAACAATACACAGAGTATGAACCATATAAACTAATAGATTGCGTTTGGCATCTCTATCGTCTATTCAGTTGGAACAATTTTGACAACATTGCACCCACAACCAAGGAAAAGTACAGTCACATAAAT TATGACTTTGTAGCCATGGTGGATTTCCCCCCATCGATACCGATCAAGTATTTTTCATGA
- the LOC122077050 gene encoding probable phospholipid-transporting ATPase 8 isoform X1 — MWADGRRGIHFSELYMFSYLQSFQFDDSLIGQEGYSRVVYCNDPDNPEALQLKYRGNYVSTTKYTALNFIPKSLFEQFRRVANIYFLVVACFSFSPLAPYRAGSIVLPLVVVIGATMVKEAVEDWRRRKQDIEANNRTVKVYGKDHTFQETRWKNLRVGDLVRVEKDEFFPADLLLLSSSYDDGICYVETMNLDGETNLKVKRCLEATAALHDDFSKFKAIVKCEDPNEHLYSFIGNFYFGDRHYPLSPHQILLRGSKLRNTDFIYGVVIFCDHDTKVMQNTINPPSKRSKVEKKMDKIVYFLFSVLVLISSIGSVLFGVRTKNDISGERYKRWYLRPDSTTVFFDPRRDSLAAFCHFLTGLMLYGYLIPISLYVSIEVVKVLQTIFINQDKDMYYAVTNKPVRARTSNLNEDLGQVDTILSDKTGTLTCNSMQFVKCSIAGTAYGRGITEVEKTIKIREKNGSPESVEAYFDIEERSGNVTDSIKSIKGFNFRDERIMEGKWINEPCAVVIQNFFRVLAICHTAIPDEDKDSHEISYEAESPDEAAFVIAARELGFEFYERRQTSILLRELDPKAGKKVHREYKLLHILEFSSSRKRMSVIVRNEENQLLLLCKGADSVMFERLSKAGQIFEVETKDHIDRYSAAGLRTMVIAYRLLDEQDYAIWREDFFKAKTSVSADRDTLVDAAADKIERELILLGATAVEDKLQMGVPECVEKLSQAGVKIWVLTGDKMETAVNIGYACRLLREEMCQIVITLDGPDMIALEKQGDKEAIAKASCESVTKQIRDGKSRLISSRQSCVSYALIIDGKSLTFALAENLESLFLELAINCSSVICCRSSPKQKALTLQVTRLVKKVTGKTTLAIGDGANDVGMLQEADIGVGISGVEGMQAVMASDFAIGQFCFLEHLLLVHGHWSYRRITMMICYFFYKDITFGLTLFWFETYASFSSQPAYNDWCMSFYNVFFTSLPVIALGIFDQDVSASLCLEYPQIYQEGLQFFFSWARILAWMFNGVTSSAIIFFFITSSVIHQAFRRDGQVAGYDVLGVTLYTCVVWTVNCQMALVINYFTWIQHFFIWGSIIFWYIFLVIYGFLPPTLSTTAYRVLVEACASSPLYWLATFFVVVSALIPYFLCKALQIQFFPMYHSKIHRAHLKR; from the exons ATGTGGGCTGATGGGAGAAGAGGGATACACTTCAGCGAGCTTTACATGTTTTCTTACCTCCAGTCATTTCAGTTTGATGACTCCCTGATAGGGCAGGAAGGTTACTCGAGGGTTGTCTACTGCAACGACCCCGATAATCCTGAAGCATTACAACTCAAATACAGGGGAAACTATGTCTCCACCACCAAGTATACTGCACTTAATTTCATCCCCAAGTCTTTGTTTGAGCAGTTTAGAAGGGTTGCGAACATATACTTTCTTGTGGTggcttgtttttccttttctccattggcACCTTACCGGGCTGGCAGCATTGTTTTACCTCTTGTGGTAGTGATCGGAGCTACAATGGTCAAGGAGGCTGTTGAAGACTGGAGGCGTAGGAAGCAG GATATAGAGGCCAATAATCGTACCGTGAAAGTTTATGGGAAGGATCATACTTTCCAGGAAACTAGGTGGAAGAATCTACGGGTTGGGGATCTCGTCAGGGTGGAGAAGGATGAATTCTTTCCTGCTGATCTGCTTCTGCTTTCTTCAAGTTATGATGATGGAATTTGTTATGTTGAGACCATGAACCTTGATGGTGAGACAAACTTAAAAGTCAAGCGATGTTTAGAAGCAACAGCTGCATTGCATGATGACTTCTCGAAATTTAAAGCAATTGTGAAATGTGAAGACCCAAATGAACACTTGTATTCCTTCattggaaatttttattttggtgacAGACATTATCCTCTCTCACCTCATCAGATCCTTCTGAGAGGTTCAAAGCTTCGAAACACTGATTTTATCTATGGAGTGGTTATTTTTTGTGACCATGACACGAAGGTAATGCAGAATACGATAAATCCTCCTTCCAAGAGAAGTAAGGTTGAAAAGAAAATGGACAAGAtagtctattttcttttcagtgtcctggttttgatttcttctaTTGGATCTGTTCTCTTTGGTGTTCGAACTAAGAATGATATTAGTGGGGAAAGGTATAAAAGGTGGTATCTTAGACCAGATTCTACAACTGTATTTTTTGACCCAAGAAGAGATTCTTTAGCAGCATTTTGTCATTTCTTGACTGGTCTTATGTTGTATGGATATTTGATTCCAATATCCTTGTATGTATCCATTGAAGTTGTGAAGGTTTTACAGACTATATTTATCAACCAAGACAAGGATATGTATTATGCGGTCACAAATAAGCCAGTCCGTGCCCGCACCTCAAATTTGAATGAGGATCTTGGTCAGGTTGATACTATACTTTCTGACAAAACAGGTACATTGACATGCAACTCTATGCAGTTTGTTAAATGTTCCATAGCTGGTACTGCTTATGGCCGTGGGATAACTGAAGTGGAGAAGACTatcaaaataagggaaaaaaatggcTCTCCTGAATCTGTTGAGGCATATTTTGATATAGAGGAGCGTAGTGGCAATGTTACGGACTCAATAAAGTCAATCAAGGGTTTCAACTTCAGGGATGAACGTATCATGGAAGGGAAGTGGATAAATGAACCTTGTGCAGTTGTCATACAGAATTTCTTTCGTGTGTTAGCAATCTGCCATACTGCCATTCCTGATGAAGATAAGGATTCACATGAAATTTCTTATGAAGCGGAGTCACCAGATGAAGCTGCTTTTGTCATAGCTGCAAGGGAGCTTGGCTTTGAATTCTATGAAAGGAGACAGACTAGTATATTATTGCGTGAATTAGATCCTAAGGCTGGTAAAAAGGTTCATAG AGAATATAAGCTTCTTCACATCTTAGAGTTTAGTAGTTCCCGCAAGAGAATGTCAGTGATAGTGAGGAATGAAGAGAATCAGTTGTTACTCCTTTGCAAGGGTGCAGACAG TGTAATGTTTGAAAGGCTCTCAAAGGCTGGGCAGATATTTGAGGTTGAGACAAAAGATCATATTGACAGATATTCCGCGGCAGGTTTAAGAACCATGGTAATTGCATATCGTCTACTGGATGAACAAGACTACGCAATATGGAGAGAGGATTTCTTTAAGGCCAAAACATCTGTCTCTGCTGACCGCGACACACTGGTGGATGCTGCAGCGGATAAGATCGAGAGGGAATTGATACTTCTTGGTGCTACAGCTGTTGAAGACAAACTGCAAATGGGG GTTCCTGAGTGCGTCGAGAAGCTTTCCCAGGCTGGGGTTAAAATATGGGTCTTAACTGGTGACAAGATGGAAACTGCAGTTAATATTGG GTACGCATGTAGGTTGCTGAGGGAAGAGATGTGTCAGATTGTGATTACACTAGATGGACCAGATATGATTGCCTTGGAGAAACAAGGAGACAAGGAAGCCATTGCAAAG GCTTCCTGTGAGAGTGTAACAAAGCAAATACGAGATGGAAAATCTCGGCTAATTTCTTCTAGACAAAGTTGTGTTTCATATGCTTTGATAATTGATGGTAAGTCTTTGACCTTTGCCTTGGCGGAGAATCTAGAGAGCTTGTTTCTGGAGCTCGCAATTAATTGTTCATCTGTTATTTGTTGTCGATCATCACCAAAACAGAAAGCGCTT ACATTGCAGGTTACCAGATTGGTGAAAAAGGTAACAGGCAAAACAACATTAGCAATTGGTGATGGGGCAAACGATGTTGGCATGCTTCAAGAAGCTGACATAGGTGTTGGCATCAGCGGTGTGGAGGGAATGCAG GCTGTTATGGCTAGTGATTTTGCAATTGGTCAGTTCTGTTTTCTGGAACATCTGTTGCTGGTACACGGCCATTGGTCTTACAGGAGAATAACCATGATG ATATGTTACTTTTTCTACAAAGACATTACATTTGGTTTAACCCTGTTTTGGTTTGAGACTTATGCATCTTTCTCCAGTCAACCTGCTTATAATGATTGGTGCATGTCCTTCTACAATGTCTTCTTCACTTCGCTTCCTGTTATTGCACTTGGTATCTTTGATCAGGATGTTTCTGCAAGCCTCTGTCTCGAG TACCCTCAGATATATCAAGAAGGTTTACAATTCTTCTTCAGCTGGGCTCGTATACTTGCTTGGATGTTTAATGGGGTTACAAGTTCTgctattatcttcttcttcatcactagctCGGTCATTCACCAGGCCTTTCGGAGAGATGGACAAGTGGCTGGGTATGATGTCCTCGGGGTCACATTGTATActtgtgttgtgtggactgtaAACTGCCAGATGGCTCTGGTCATCAACTACTTTACATGGATCCAACACTTCTTCATCTGGGGCAGCATCATCTTCTGGTATATCTTCTTGGTTATTTATGGGTTTCTTCCACCAACATTATCTACAACAGCATACCGGGTTCTTGTGGAAGCTTGTGCATCGAGTCCTCTCTACTGGTTGGCCACCTTCTTTGTTGTTGTGTCTGCATTAATACCTTATTTTCTCTGCAAGGCTCTTCAAATCCAATTCTTTCCTATGTATCACAGCAAAATTCATAGAGCACATTTAAAAAGATGA